GAGGTGAGTCAACCCGCAGACTCGATGAGCAATGGAAACTAAATAAATGAGGATTTTCGCCAGATCCCCGACCGGAAGCGTCCCTTGAAGGGTAAGACGTCCTCCCATCCAGAGGACTCCGGGAAAGGCGAGCGCAAAAAGAACATGAGCGGTCGGAAGGCGGGTGGCCCAGAGCCAAACCCCCGAGAAGAGTTCTCGCAGGTACTCTTTTTGCTGGGCGAGAAGCCGCCGCCTTTGGATTCGCTCAAAAGAAAACGCCCGCACAAGACGCAGAGCAGTGATCGACTCCTCCATGATCCCCACGAGGGAAGCGTAGAAGGAGTGCACCCTCTTCCATTGGCGATGCAGTCGTAGAGATCCCCGCACGACCCGGGCAAGGCTTGCCAGGAGAAGCACTACAGTCAACAAGCCGAGGGTGGGGCTAGCCGAAGTAATAAGGGCTAGGGCAAGGACGAGGTAAAGGGATGTGTCAAAAACGGCCATCGGGAATCCTCGAAGAAATTCCTCTACGTTCCGAAGATCGCTGATCGTGCACGAAAGGAGGTCTGCCGTAGAAGCAGACCGTGTGTTCCACCCCAGGGCTCGTTGCTGAGTTGCTCGAAAGACATCTCTTCGGAGTTCTCCGAGGACCTCCCCTATCCATCGTACCTCCGTGATGCCCGCCCAAACCAGTAATCCTTCTCTGGCGGCTGCCAGGAGGAGACAGAGTCCCGCATACCACCCGCAAAAAAGGACGGAGTCAGGGGAAGCTCCTTTTGCCAGCTGGTTAAGGCTTGCCCCGATTATGTGGGGCAAGACAAGTTCCAATGCTACGGCCCCGGAAAGGGCGACCAGGCAAAAAAACAAGCTTCTCGGGCGATGTTTGAAGTATCGGAGTACTACCCCCATGGGAGGTCAAAGGAGAGTACCAGAAAAATAGCATATTTCTGCAACCCGCGGATCGGCAAGCCCGCCCCCTGCGTTAAAGGAGCCTCTTACTTAAGAGTTAGCTAAACCTTCGGGTTTCTCTTATCTTATAGACTGCCCGTTGAATTGGTTCCGGATGAGGGGTGAGCCGGAGGGGTACCCAGCTTGGCAAACCCATGATCAAAGAGCCATCGGGCATCCTGCCATTTATTGGGGCTGGCTAGCAGTACCAGATGCAGCTCCGAGCCATCCCGGCGGCAACAGGCCGCGAAGGTATGTAGGCTTGATCGAGTCCATCCGGTTTTGGCAGGGCCCATCCCGGGGTATTTCCCGAGAAGCTTGTTGTGGTTCTTAATCCAGTGTTCTCCACTGGCCGTGATCAAATGGAACGCCGGCGTGGCACAAATGGTTCGCAGTTCCGGCACTCGCAATACGGCCTCAAAGATCCGAAGAAGGTCTCGTGCAGTAGTCCACTGTCCCGACGCAGGTAGGCCGTTAGGATTAACAAAGTGGGTATGGGTACATCCCAATTCCCGTGCTTTCCGATTCATTTCTTGAACAAAGGCAGCGACCGACCCGCTGGTATAGCGGGCCAGAGCCAAAGCTGCATCGTTTTCGGAACCGATCAAAAGTGCCCAGACCAGGTCACGAACACTCACGGTTTCTCCCGGAACCAGGGGAATGTGAGAGGGTTCGACCCGGGTGTCTTCCGGCCGAATCCGGACCCATCCAGCCAAGCCGGTCTTTTCGTAAACGATGAGTGCCGTCATGAGCTTGGTTGTGCTTGCGGGGGGCAAGGGGAGGTCGGCGTTACGCTCAAAAAGGACCCGGTTGTCCACCGGGTCATACAGGAGGATTGCGGTAGCTCTTGGCAGGGACGACTCCGGAAAGGGTCGTCCTTCGGGATGCGGGCGCGGGCCGACCGGTCGGGAATGCTTTTTGACACCCGCGGCAAGGCTTGGCTCAGCTGGCCACAAAAGAGCGACGATGGCCAGAGTAACGAATCCCAAGCGGGCCTGTGGAAAGGCCTGGAAACGTCTTCGTCCCACCACCAACCCCCTTTTTATGAAACGAGTTGGACTTGCTGGGCAAGCCTTTTTTGTTTTTTCAGAGCCTAAGAGCCGCCTGCCTGTATGCCTTTTTTCTTGAGGATGGGATCGATCCGGCTTCCTCAAAGGCTGCATGGAGCCCGCTTTCTTCTACGCCTTGTACCGCAACCGTTTCTTATGGCGATGCATTCGCCGCCGCTTGCGGCGTTTATGCTTGTTCATCTTAGCTTTTCTTCGTTTTTTGATCGAACCCATAGATTGGTATCTCCCTTCCTCCTTTCGTTGGTCGAGCTTGCCATAGACTCATTTTCCGCAAGCTATGGAGTGGTTGGCTCCAAAGAAGGGTCCTCTTCCCCGGTTGGCTAGCATGGGAAGCTTTCCTAGTAGATCACCTTGTTGAGCGGATACTCGATAATCCCTTCGGCGCCCAATTCTTTGAGTTCCGGGATGAGAACCCGTACGATTTCCTCGTCCAAAACCGTTTCAACGGCAACCCATTGAGGATCTGCAAGCTGCGAGATCGTTGGTCTGCGCAAGGCCGGTAGCCTCTGGAGAATAGCGTTAAGATTTGATTGCGGTACATTCATCTTAAGGCCTACCTTGTCCCTTGCCTGGAGAGCCCCTTGCAGGAGAATCGCGATGGCTTCCATTTTTTTCCTTTTCCATTCGTCTTTCCAAGAAACGGGATTGGCGATCCATTGCGGGTAGCTTTCCAGGACGACATCCAGAACCCGCAGGTTATTGGCTCGCAGAGACGCCCCCGTTTCGGTCAAATCCACGATGGCATCCACCAGTTCCGGTACTTTCACTTCCGTTGCTCCCCAGGAAAATTCCACCTGAGCCTCTACGCCATGGGTGCGTAGGTACTTACGGACAAGCTGGACTGCTTCCGTTGCGATGCGTTTCCCTGCTAGATCGTGTACGGATCGATACGGGGAATCCTCTGCCACGGCCAGCACCCATCGAGCTGGGAGCTTGGAGGCCTTGCTATAGGCAAGGTCACAAATGACGACCACATCGGCTTCTGTTTCCAACACCCAGTCTTTGCCCGTAATCCCGCAGTCAAGAAATCCTTGAGCCACGTACCGGGCCAATTCCTGGGCCCGGATGAGCCGTGCCTCCAAGTCTGGATCATCAATGTAGGGACGGTATTCCCGTTGGGATCGCCGGAGCCGAAATCCGGCCTTGGCCAGAAGTTCCACGGTTGCCTCTTCGAGACTTCCTTTGGGCAAGCCGATCCGCAGTTTGCGCTCGCATGACATGGGCTTGCTACCTTGCCGTCTTATCCGGGTCCTGTAAAGTGCCTTTTTCTTCTCGAGAACCCCCACTTCCGTAGGCACCGGTCCAAGGCCCGGCAGATTCCAACCAGCTTTTGAGCCGGTGATAGACACCCGGAAGGTCATCCGGATGGACCCGAGTTCGCCCAACGGTGGTCATGAAATTGGAGTCGTTGGCCCACCGCGGCACCAAGTGCCAGTGTAGGTGGCTTTCCAAACCAGCTCCTGCGGCGGCTCCCAGGTTGAGGCCCACATTGTATCCATCCGGATGAAGGGTAGCGTCAATGGCGTCGATTAAATGACAAATCATGCCAATGGACTCGAGAATCTCCGCATCGGAAAGTTCCTGTAAGCGGCTTGCCTTTCGATAGGGTACGATTAGGCAGTGCGCCGTATTGTAGGGAAAGGCATTGAGGAGGCAAAAACAGGATTTTCCTCGCAGTAACACATAGTTTTTTTCATCATCGCTCTGGGCGGCGATGCGGCAGAAGAGATCCGGATCCAAGGGTTGCCCCTGTTCTAGATAAGCCTTGCGCCACGGTGCCCACAGGTGTTCCATGGAGTCTAGCGGAAAATTAGACCGAGGTGCACATCGAACACAAGGTGGAACCAATGGGAGTGGCGGCACCCAAAGGGGTTCACATCTTTACAGGGACGGATTCCTACGCAGCATTCCAGGCATCCAAGGCGTTTGTTGCTCAGCAGGCCGTCCAGCATCAGTTAGAGATCGAAGCTTATGACGGCGATGGGGAGAGTGGTGAGGAAGCTCTCGAACAACTGAAAGCTGTATGGGAGGCTTTGGTTACCGTTCCCCTTTTTGGAAAAGGGAGAATCGTCTGGTGGAAGCATGTGGACTTGTTAGGGGCGAGCGTTTTTTTCCGCAACCCGGCTTTGTTGCGTGTATGGCAAAACCTGCTGGAGGTCCTTTCGCAAGGAACGACTCCCTATTTCCGGCTTGTGATTCATGCCCGAGCTCTGGATCGACGGATCGCAGCACTCAAAGACCTTTTGGCCAATGCCATGATCACCCGTTGCGATCGGGTATCGCCTGGTTCGGAGGAGGAATCCGACGAAATAGCCCAACTGGAAGAGCAGCTACAAAAGCTTGGTTGGGAACCCGAGCCGGGTGTGTCGGAATGGCTGTTTTGGGCTACGGGAGGGGACCGGGGTCTTTTGGAGCAGGAACTAGCGAAACTGGCGGTCTATCCTTCAGGGGACCGGCGGTTAACACGAACGTTTGCCGCAACACTTGTGCCGGTTTCCCGCGGAGGGGATCTCTGGGGGTATTGTGACGCTGTGCTTGCCGGTAAGCTGGATGAGGCTTGGGATTCGCTGCAGCGACTCCTTGCCTTGGGGGAATCGGAGATTGGATTGGCGAGCCTTCTTGCGGCACAAATTCGCCTAGCTGCCCGGACGGCTTGCCTACGGGAAGCCGGTCTTTTGCGGCTGGTTCGCCGAGGTTCCACCGTCCTTGCAGAGGTAGACCCGTCTGCGCGAGCGCTTCTGGTCCGCTCGAAGTCTGGAGAGCTTCCTAGCCCGTGGAGGCTAGGTCGGATCGCTACCCGCAGCCAGCGATTGCCCATCCAGAGGTGGGTGCGCGCTGTGGAACGGGTGGAGTGGCTTTTGCGAGAACTTGTGACCCAGGATCTGCCCAGGGTTCTCTTGGAAAGAGCCACGCTGGAACTTTGCCAGATCCTAAGCTAGCCTAGGAGAGAACGAACTTGGAGAGCTTCAAAGGGATGCATCCTCCCCGGCCGTTTCTTTCGATCGTCATTCCCTTCTACAACGAGGCGGAAAACCTGGGCTTGCTCATTACGGAGCTGGACCTGGTGTTGGGAGATTTAGGGATTTCGGCCGAGATTCTCCTAGTGAATGATGGGAGCACGGACTTTTTCGATCGTCCGGCCACTACGCCGCGCTTTCCCATCCGGTGGATCGATCTTGATCGTCATTCCGGTCAAAGTGCAGCCATCTACTTTGGAATCCAGCAAGCCCGCGGGATGGTCATCGGGCTCATGGACGCGGATCTTCAGAACGACCCGGCTGATCTCCCCCGCTTGCTCGAAACACTGGCCCGGGAAGAGGTCCATCTTGTAACGGGCTTTCGCCAGAGACGATTCGATTCCTGGACCCGCAGGTTTACTTCGAAAATCGCCAACTGCGTCCGTTCCTTTCTCCTTAAGGATCAGACCCGGGATACAGGGTGCTCCCTTAAAGTACTTCGCCGTGAGCTTGCCGTACGGCTTCCAGGTTGGGATGGAATGCACCGGTTTATTCCTTCTCTGGCTGTGGCCATGGGATTTCGTGTCGCGGAACTCCCCGTCCATCACCGGCCTCGGCGCTTTGGCAAGAGCAAAGTCCGGCCTTTTCGACGCGCCTGGAAGGCGACCATCGACCTTTTAGGAGTTCTCTGGCTTTCGCGTCGCCAGTTTCAAGCTAGGGCTTTGGAAAAAGGAAACCCTGATCCGTTGAGCGAGTTTGGCGAAGAGGTAGCGCGGGCGCACGAACCGGCCATCTCCCCTCCCTGCCAAGGCAAGGTTGGAACCGAGTAACGCTTCTGGGTCCATGTGGCTGCGTTTAGTGGCTTCCTTTTGGATTGCCGTCTCTACGGTGCACGCGGCCATTCGGGTAGAGACGCTAGTCCCCCAGCCGATCCGGATCCGGCTAGAGGATCTCCCTCGTCCCTACCAAACGGCGAGCGCGGAAAAGTACCCGCGCATTGTTCCTCCCCCGAAGGATCCGGTTTTGCATTTGCCTCAAGGTTTCCAGCTAACCGTGCTGGCCGATGGCTTGGATTCCCCTCGTTGGATTGTACCGGGGCCAAACGGGAGCTTGTTCGTTGCCGAGAGCTATTCTGGTCGTATTTGGCTTTTGGAACTGGAAGCCGGCCGCTCTACTGGGATCCGTCGCCACCTTTTTGCTCCCGAAGGAATCGGGTTGCGGGAGCCTTTTGGCATGGCTTGGGACGAGCACTGGTTTTATGTGGCATGTACCGACCGGCTTTTGCGGTTTCCCTACGAGCCGGGTCAGACCTTTCTCAAAGGAAAGGGTTCCGTGCTGGCCGTTTATCCGGGAGGCGGGCACTGGACTCGAAGCCTTGTCCTCTCGCCGGATGGGACGGCGTTATATGTGGGAATCGGTTCGGCCGGCAATGTTGGGTGGGAGAGATCACCTCGAGCCACGGTTTTGCAGGTCCCTTTGAATGGATCCCCACCGAAGGTCTGGGTCCGAGGGATTCGCAATCCCGTGGGGCTTGCCTTCCATCCAGTGACCAGGGAACTTTGGTGTGTGGTCAATGAAAGGGATGGGCTAGGGGATGATCTTGTCCCGGACTACATGGCCTGTCTTCATCCGGGCGAGTTCTATGGATGGCCCGCTGTCTACCTCTCGTCTCACCTAAGGGATCCAAGGATTGAGATTTTCGGTCCTAAGCTCCATACCCTTGTGTCCCAAACGAAAACCCCCGAGATTCTTTTTCAGGCTCATTCCGCTCCGCTGGGCCTTGCCTTTGCGGCTACCGAGACCCTCTTCCCTCCGCGATACCAAAATGGTGCTTTTGTCAGTTTCCACGGTTCATGGAATCGCACGGTGGCTACGGGATATAAGATTGTCTTTGTTCCCTTTGCCCCGGAGGGACGGCCCTTGGGATGGTATGAGGATTTTCTTACAGGCTTCCTTTTAGATGCAGATAGGCCGATTGCCTGGGGAAGGCCGACAGGCTTGGCCGTTCTCCCGGGTAAGGGAGTAGTTTTTAGCGACGACGCTTCCGGGCGGATCTACCTGATTAGCTATGGGGCTTCTGGAAAACCTTCCGTAGCTCCCTGACAACCGCCTCGCGAAAGCCTTGCCGCTTGGCTTCTTTTTTATTGGAAAAGTACTGGCCGAAAAGGCTCCCCTTTCCGCGGGGTCATCCAGGGTTTTTTCCCGGTCAAACGCGAAAATGCTCTCTCCCAAAAAACGGGAGCCCCTGGCGAAGCCTTGGAGGGGCTTGAATCTGGCTAGAAAGTGTTTCAAGGTTTTAGGAACAGGTGTGCCCAAACGAGCAAATCCACGATCCACCGAGATTCGCCTTCCGAGGGGATAGTGGAAAAAAAGAGCTCTTTCAGTAGGGCGCTTTGTGGAAAGAAACGGATAAGCTCGTTTTGCTTTCCGGTTTGGCGGGCGGCAGTCGTTCCATTCCCCAGCCTTTTCAAGGGAGGTATCTATTGTGGATGGGATAACTCCTTTTTAAAGGCGACCAGAGAAAGAGGAGGCAAGGTCAAGCATAGGGAAAAAGGCTGGCCGGCCCAGGCAAGCAAACCTGCTTCCACGCCGCCCAAGTTACCGAGTCCCGAACCACCGAAGTAGCTCGCGTCGCTATTGGCAATTTCTTTCCAATAACCGCCAGCTGGGGCTCCCACGAGATAATGGAACCGGGGTACGGGTGTCAGATTGAGAACGACCAGAATCAATTCTTTCCCGTCGCGCGACCGCCGGAGGAAACTAATAATGCTTTGTTGCCAATCGGAAAAATCGATCCATGCAAATCCTCGGGGATGGAAGTTTTCCTCGTGCAAGGCTCTTTCCGTTCGATACAAGCGATTCAGCTCGCACACCCATCGCAAAAGTTCTTGGTGGGGCACGTATTCCAAAAGGTGCCATTCCAAGCTATGATCCTGGTTCCATTCGCCCCATTGGCCAAATTCACCCCCCATGAAAAGAAGTTTATGGCCTGGGAAAAAGTACATATACCCCAGAAGGGCACGGAGATTGGCGAACTTTTCTTGGGGTGTCCCCGGCATCTTGGAAAGAAGTGATCCTTTGCCATGGACCACTTCATCGTGGGAAAGAGGAAGGATAAAGTTTTCATGAAAGGCATACCACGCACTAAAGGTTAAGCAGTGCTGGTGATACTTCCGGTAAATCGGGTCCAGCGAAAAGTACCATAGGGTATCATGCATCCACCCCATGTTCCATTTCATCCCAAAACCCAACCCTCCGAGATAGGTGGGCCGGGACACCATAGGATAGGCGGTGGATTCCTCGGCAATCATCTGGACATGCGGAAACGAGCGATAGACTTCCTCATTAAGAGTCCGGAGAAATGCGATGGCTTCGAGGTTTTCATTTCCCCCATAGATATTAGGAATCCATTCTCCCGGTTTCCGGGAGTAGTCGAGATAGAGCATGGAAGCAACCGCATCAATTCGCAGGGCATCCACATGATACTGCTCGAACCAAAAGCAGGCGTTACTAATGAGAAAAGCTCGAACTTCGTTTCGCCCATAGTTGAAAATATAGCTTCCCCAGTCCGGGTGATATCCTTGGCGGGGATCCGCATGTTCGTATAGATGGGTTCCATCAAAAAGACCTAACCCGTGCCCGTCGGTAGCAAAGTGAGAGGGAACCCAGTCGAGGATGACGCCAATACCGTGCTGGTGAAGGTAATCGATCAAGTACATGAAATCCTGGGGAGTACCGTAGCGAGCCGTCGGAGCGTAGTATCCGGTAACCTGGTATCCCCAGGAGGGATAATAGGGGTGTTCCATGATCGGGAGAAATTCAACATGAGTGTATCCAAGCCGCGTCACATACTCGGCAAGGAGCGGGGCCAATTCCCTGTATGTGAGCCAGCGATACCCTTCTTCGGGGACTCGTCGCCAGGAACCTAAATGAACTTCGTAGATTGACCAGGGTGCATCGAGCGCGTTTCGTTGAGAGCGTTTTTCCATCCACTCGTGGTCGTGCCAATCATAGTGGAGATCCCAGACGACCGACGCACTACACGGAGGTTTTTCTGCAAAAAAGGCAAAGGGATCGGCCTTTTCTAGAGGAGCACCTCCCCGTTCGGGTTCGATATAGTACTTGTAAAGGGCTCCCTTATCGACTCCTGGAAGGAAACCTTCCCAGATTCCCGATTCATCGCTCCGGCGTTCCAAGGGATTTTTTTTGGGATTCCAACCATTGAAGTTGCCGATGACCGAAACGTACCGCGCATTGGGTGCCCAAACACGGAAAGAGGTCCCTAGGGAGCCGTCGCGGAGGGCCAAGTGGGCGCCCATTTTTCGATAGATGCGATAATGGCACCCCTGGCGGAAGAGATAGATATCATATTCGGTCAGCGGTTCATAAGAAGGCCAGCTCATCGCTAACTATGAGGGGATGGGAGGTGGTAGGGTTTCGGGGCCTAGAGAAAGGAGTTTGAGCGCGTAGAACGAAAACGCTACCCGGTCATGCTCAAGTTCCACGTCCCGGATCAATTCTCCCAGGGCTCGTTCGATCAGGCAGAATTGCAAAAGGACATCCCGATCCGCCGGGTCAGTCGGGAGAAAGGAAGCGGGCCCGATCCGTGCATAATAGCTCTCCAGAAAGACCGTACTGGTGTACTTATACCAAAGATGGATCCAGTCGGAAAGATAGGGAAACTCGGCCACAGGTGCCACTCCTGAATAGCGAAGGGAGGAGAAGGCTGCAAACCGGAGCGACTGGAGCATCGTGGCGGCATCGCGTAGGGCGGGCCGTTTGAGTCGCCGTTCGCTCGCAGGCCGGAAGGGATCCCCTTCAAAGTCAGTAATGACGAAATCCTTTCCCGTATACAGAACTTTTTCCAGTTGGTAATCTCCATGAACTCGAATTTTTGCGCCGGAAAGTTTTCGATTCACAATGGCTCCCAAGAGCGTTTTTAGCCGGCTATAGATCCCACCCCAGCGAGGGGCTTCGTCTCGGAGGGCAGGCGGAAGCGAGGAAGTTCTTTCTTTAAAAAGACGATTGACCTCTGCGAGTAATTCGAGCCCCGATTGGAATAGCGAGCGCTGGTAGAGAGGAGTGAAGGGTTCGGGGTTAAAGTCAGGATCGTCTGACTCCTGTCCCAAAGCCAAGTGCATTTGTGCGGTCCGGTCTGCCAGAAGACGGAGATTCCCAAGGAAAATTTCGTCCACGAGTTCCCGGACCGAGGCCGGCCATTGAGCGATGGGCTCTTTCCAAAGGGCTAGCGGGTCCACAGGAGGTCGAACCTCGAGCACGTGCTCCAGGTACCGTTCGACAACCCCGATTGTGAGCTTCCAGGCATCCTGTTCGGAAGTGACATGTTCAAGAAGGAGAGCTACCAAAGAGCGCGCGCCATCCTCTCGATGATATTCCAGAGCTCCCATGTACTGCGGTACGTGCGGAAATCTACATTTTTCGCTCAAGTAACGCACCATTTCCGCATCGGGATCTTCTCCCTCTCCCAGGATTCTGTAGAGTTTTAAAAGGAAGCGCTGGCCATAAATGACCCTCACGCAGGCAGGCTCCGTTTCGATGAGCTTGGTGTGGGGAGGCAACTGTCCTTGCCGGCGTAGTTCTTCGCTTTCCCGGGAGGCTCTCCCACAAAGAAAACCATGATGGCCGGACGCTCTCCTTCTTCCGGCAACAAAGTCCAGAATGAGATCCCAGGAACCCGGATACCGACGAATGTCGGCCAGCACTCCTTCCCACTGGCCGGCCTGGTATCGAACCAGAACCGATTCCGGATAGAGGAGGAGAAGTTGGCGCGCTGCATCTGCTTCGGCAACAAAAAGCGGGAGGGCCAGAACCATGGGACTTCCCTCGGACAAGTTGGTCGAGACAAAAAGCCAGAAGATCGAGTCAGCTCTCCTGACCGGCTCCATTTCAATGTAATCCCAGACCGAAACGTCCGTGATCGCTGCACTAGGTGCAAGGCGACCAAGAACGGAGGGGAGATAATCGGGCAGAAGTTGGGCAAGAACCCTTCTTCCGGTTTCCGACTCCCAGTACTCGGCAGTGGGACGTTCGACAAGGACCAAGGGGCGCACGGAATCCTTAAGATGGACGACGGGTTCGGTCGTCTGGCTGAGGAGAAGCCAGAAGTGATCGTAGGGCCCCATGAGGAAGGTCAGGGGGTCGTCGGTCCGTATTGGGGGGAGAACCGTTCGACCAAAAGGCTCGATGGGGGTCATTCCAGCCCATTCTCTGAGGTCAAGGCGGGCCAGCTGGGAAAACCTCGAAAGATTAAGGACCACAAGCACGATCTGTCCCTCCCATTCGCGGGTAAAGGCGAGCACCTTGGGATTATCCACAAAAACAAGCCGCAGGGATCCCCGAGCCAGAGCCCGCAAACGCTTGCGCATGTCGATCGTTCGGCGGACCCACCACAAAAGCGAAGAGGTGTTCCGCTCTTGGAGTTCTACATTAACAGCTTGGTAGTGGTATTCAGGGTCGATGACAACGGGTAAGTAGAGCTTTTGGGGATTAGCCGTGGAGAATCCAGCATTGGTTTCCCCGCTCCATTGCATGGGGGTTCGGACTCCGTTCCGATCTCCCAAGTACATATTATCACCCATTCCAATTTCATCCCCGTAGTAGAGGATGGGAGTCCCCGGAAGGGAGAAAAGAAGCGTAAAGAGGAGCTCAATTTTCTTGCGATTATTCCCAAGTAAGGGAGCCAGCCGCCTGCGAATCCCCAAATTCAACCGCGCTCTCCCTTCCCGAGCATAAACTCGATACATGTAGTCCCTTTCCTCATCGGTCACCATCTCTAGGGTGAGTTCGTCATGGTTGCGCAGAAAAATGGCCCATTGGCAATTGTCCGGAATGGCTGGAGTTTGCTCGAGGATATTCACGATGGGGTAGCGCTCTTCGGACTGGAGGGCAATGTAGAGCCTGGGCATCAGCGGGAAATGGAACGCCATGTGGCATTCATCCCCCTGGCCAAAGTAAGCCACGGCATCTTCCGGCCACTGGTTAGCCTCGGCCAGGAGCATCCTTCCGGGATACTTGCGGTCTACAAAGGCCCGGATTTCCTTGAGAAACGCGTGCGTTTCCGGGAGGTTTTCGCAGGTGGTCCCCTCCTTTTCAAAAAGGTAGGGAACTGCATCGAGCCGTAGGCCGTCCACCCCCATCCCTAACCAGAAATCGATCACTTTGAGGATCTCACGCCGAACCTCGGGATTTTCGTAATTGAGGTCGGGTTGATGGGAGTAAAAGCGGTGCCAATAGTAAGCTTTGGCCAGCGGGTCCCAAGTCCAGTTGGAAGTCTCAAAGTCTTGGAAGATGATCCGTGCGTCCCGGTAGCGCTCCGGCGTTTCGCTCCACACATAAAACTCCCGCCACCGGGACCCGGGCCGGGCGTGACGCGCTCGTTGAAACCAGGGATGCTGATCGGAGGTGTGGTTAAGGACAAGCTCGGTGATCACGCGGATACCGCGCTTGTGAGCTTCCTCGAGAAACCGTTGGAAATCCCGGAGCGTTCCGTAGGCAGGATGCACATTGGTGTAGTCGGAAATGTCGTATCCGTCGTCTTTCAACGGGGACGGGTAGAAAGGTAAAAGCCAGACTGCCGTAACTCCCAGTTTTTCTAGGTAGTCCACTTTAGAGGTAAGTCCCGGAAAATCGCCGATTCCATCGCCGTTGGAATCGAAAAAGGCCCTCACGTGGAGCTCGTAGATAATCGCATCCTTGTACCAGAATGGATCGGTGGGAGGGGTACGAGAAGAGAAAAGTGCTGTCACGTTTGCGTCACGCCTGCCACGAAAAACGCAGGGAGGTACGGCTTTCCTTCCGAGGGAACCGGGTAGGGCCAAAAGGGTTGCTCTCCCAGAACTGTGGGGAGTGCTGGGAAGAGAGCAGGGACCAAAAAGAAAAGAACGCAAGAAAAGAAGCTGGCACGTTTCCAGAACTGTAATCTAGAGGTAGTCCGGCTCGTTACCTGGCTTCCACTTGATACTGCATCCAAGGCTAGGCTTTTGATCCTGGGGAATGGGTCGTCCTTCCAAAAGAGCGTCGATCGCCCTTGCTAGGTCGTGCCCGGTAACGGGAATTCCATTACCCGGCCGGCTGTCGTCGTATTGTCCCCGGTAGACAAGCTTTCGATCCTGGTCAAAAAGGAAAAAGTCTGGCGTGCAGGCTGCCCGAAACGCTTTGGCCACTTCTTGAGACTCATCGAAGAGGTAGGGGAAGGGATAACCGACAAGCTTGATCTCTTCGGCCATCCGTTCTGGGCTATCCTCAGGGTAACGCTGGGGATCGTTGGAGTTAATCCCCACGATGGCTA
This genomic interval from Candidatus Methylacidithermus pantelleriae contains the following:
- a CDS encoding D-alanyl-D-alanine carboxypeptidase family protein; the encoded protein is MGRRRFQAFPQARLGFVTLAIVALLWPAEPSLAAGVKKHSRPVGPRPHPEGRPFPESSLPRATAILLYDPVDNRVLFERNADLPLPPASTTKLMTALIVYEKTGLAGWVRIRPEDTRVEPSHIPLVPGETVSVRDLVWALLIGSENDAALALARYTSGSVAAFVQEMNRKARELGCTHTHFVNPNGLPASGQWTTARDLLRIFEAVLRVPELRTICATPAFHLITASGEHWIKNHNKLLGKYPGMGPAKTGWTRSSLHTFAACCRRDGSELHLVLLASPNKWQDARWLFDHGFAKLGTPPAHPSSGTNSTGSL
- a CDS encoding HIT family protein yields the protein MEHLWAPWRKAYLEQGQPLDPDLFCRIAAQSDDEKNYVLLRGKSCFCLLNAFPYNTAHCLIVPYRKASRLQELSDAEILESIGMICHLIDAIDATLHPDGYNVGLNLGAAAGAGLESHLHWHLVPRWANDSNFMTTVGRTRVHPDDLPGVYHRLKSWLESAGPWTGAYGSGGSREEKGTLQDPDKTAR
- the hisG gene encoding ATP phosphoribosyltransferase, which encodes MSCERKLRIGLPKGSLEEATVELLAKAGFRLRRSQREYRPYIDDPDLEARLIRAQELARYVAQGFLDCGITGKDWVLETEADVVVICDLAYSKASKLPARWVLAVAEDSPYRSVHDLAGKRIATEAVQLVRKYLRTHGVEAQVEFSWGATEVKVPELVDAIVDLTETGASLRANNLRVLDVVLESYPQWIANPVSWKDEWKRKKMEAIAILLQGALQARDKVGLKMNVPQSNLNAILQRLPALRRPTISQLADPQWVAVETVLDEEIVRVLIPELKELGAEGIIEYPLNKVIY
- a CDS encoding PQQ-dependent sugar dehydrogenase, producing MWLRLVASFWIAVSTVHAAIRVETLVPQPIRIRLEDLPRPYQTASAEKYPRIVPPPKDPVLHLPQGFQLTVLADGLDSPRWIVPGPNGSLFVAESYSGRIWLLELEAGRSTGIRRHLFAPEGIGLREPFGMAWDEHWFYVACTDRLLRFPYEPGQTFLKGKGSVLAVYPGGGHWTRSLVLSPDGTALYVGIGSAGNVGWERSPRATVLQVPLNGSPPKVWVRGIRNPVGLAFHPVTRELWCVVNERDGLGDDLVPDYMACLHPGEFYGWPAVYLSSHLRDPRIEIFGPKLHTLVSQTKTPEILFQAHSAPLGLAFAATETLFPPRYQNGAFVSFHGSWNRTVATGYKIVFVPFAPEGRPLGWYEDFLTGFLLDADRPIAWGRPTGLAVLPGKGVVFSDDASGRIYLISYGASGKPSVAP
- a CDS encoding glycosyltransferase family 2 protein, producing the protein MESFKGMHPPRPFLSIVIPFYNEAENLGLLITELDLVLGDLGISAEILLVNDGSTDFFDRPATTPRFPIRWIDLDRHSGQSAAIYFGIQQARGMVIGLMDADLQNDPADLPRLLETLAREEVHLVTGFRQRRFDSWTRRFTSKIANCVRSFLLKDQTRDTGCSLKVLRRELAVRLPGWDGMHRFIPSLAVAMGFRVAELPVHHRPRRFGKSKVRPFRRAWKATIDLLGVLWLSRRQFQARALEKGNPDPLSEFGEEVARAHEPAISPPCQGKVGTE
- a CDS encoding ABC transporter ATP-binding protein; the encoded protein is MGVVLRYFKHRPRSLFFCLVALSGAVALELVLPHIIGASLNQLAKGASPDSVLFCGWYAGLCLLLAAAREGLLVWAGITEVRWIGEVLGELRRDVFRATQQRALGWNTRSASTADLLSCTISDLRNVEEFLRGFPMAVFDTSLYLVLALALITSASPTLGLLTVVLLLASLARVVRGSLRLHRQWKRVHSFYASLVGIMEESITALRLVRAFSFERIQRRRLLAQQKEYLRELFSGVWLWATRLPTAHVLFALAFPGVLWMGGRLTLQGTLPVGDLAKILIYLVSIAHRVCGLTHLSNLWEAAHASASRIEELLCGVQPLASGKRVPGRRPAALVFDRVGLTRNHAHILRDISLTLTPGTFVVITGPTGSGKTALLTLLPRFHDPTTGRILWGDVDLREFSLSCLRRSVTYVFPEPFLFHGTIQENLTFGLPHASRKRIEEAARIACADEFIENLPNGYQTVIGERGIRLSGGQKQRLALARALLLQPMVLILDGATTNLDPETEARIWKRLVSLDPMPMILWVTHRPFLLQKADWIIVLENGTIAQEGTHQKLLAQPGPYREITSPTLLPAGLLVA
- the holA gene encoding DNA polymerase III subunit delta, which gives rise to MGVAAPKGVHIFTGTDSYAAFQASKAFVAQQAVQHQLEIEAYDGDGESGEEALEQLKAVWEALVTVPLFGKGRIVWWKHVDLLGASVFFRNPALLRVWQNLLEVLSQGTTPYFRLVIHARALDRRIAALKDLLANAMITRCDRVSPGSEEESDEIAQLEEQLQKLGWEPEPGVSEWLFWATGGDRGLLEQELAKLAVYPSGDRRLTRTFAATLVPVSRGGDLWGYCDAVLAGKLDEAWDSLQRLLALGESEIGLASLLAAQIRLAARTACLREAGLLRLVRRGSTVLAEVDPSARALLVRSKSGELPSPWRLGRIATRSQRLPIQRWVRAVERVEWLLRELVTQDLPRVLLERATLELCQILS